The genomic DNA CGCCAACCAAGCCAAGTGTCGCAACAACTTGAAGCAGTTGGGTTTGGCCCTGCACAACTACAGTGACACCTACGGGGCATTCCCCATGGGCGTTCAGTGGGGAACGTCAACAACCTCAAGGATCTCGTACTTGGCACCGAGAATGAGCTACATCCTGTCTGTCTGTCCATTCATCGAACAAAACAATGTCTATCAGCTTTTTAACGTCAACGCCCCCGGCGGTATCGTCGGGCCGTGGTACGGCAACTCCAACTCCATCGGCCCCGGGGCGCCGACATCCGTGATAGTCACCACATTCCTTTGTCCGAGCGATGTCGGCGTCACGTTGAGCACCAACAGTTTCGGATCGTATGGTCTTGGAAATTACATGCCGTTTATGCCGGGCAATACCGTCGGGGGAACACTGACAACGAGCGCCCGGTCCGCCATGTGCGTGAATTACGGAGCCCGTTTTACGGACATTACCGATGGCACCAGCGGCACAATGGTGTTGGGCGAGTACGTGCGGAGCACCGGTGCCCCCATCGATTACCGTGGCTTAGTTTGGTCGGACCAGGCCGGGTACAGCCAGATCTATACGCAAAACACGCCGAATTCGAGTTCGCCCGACTTGCTGACGCCGGGCTATTGTGTCGACCTTCCGGCTCAGAACAGGCCGTGCGGCAATGCCTCGGGGACGGGCACAACTAGCGATACCAATTCCGCCGCGTCGCGGAGTATGCACCCCGGGGGCGTGAATGTGGTGATGGCCGACGGTTCGGTGCGGTTCGCGGCGAACGCCGTTAGTCTCTTCACCTGGCAGGCCCTCGCCACCATCTCCGGTGGCGAAATACCCGGCAACGACTTCTAGAGGTCGAACCGATGAAGACGAGATTGTTGGCGGCGGCGCTCGTCGGACTGGCGGCGGCGGGGTGCGGCGACGGGCCAACCCGGGTGCCGGTCGAGGGCACGGTTTCGTTCGACGGTCGACCCGTTGCCGATGGCGCCATCACCTTTATCCCAGCCGATAATCGCGGCCCGACCGCGGGGGCGCGGATCGTCGACGGACGGTACGCGATACCCCGGGCCACCGGAATCGGCGTGGGTGAATACCGGGTGGAGATTGTCGGCAACCGCGAGACCGGAAAGACGGTCCGCGACCCCTCAGATCCCTCTCGAAGAACGACGCTGACGGAACAATACGTCCCCGAAAAATATAACCGCAATACGACTCTCAAAGCAAAAATCGATGCAAAAACAACCGTAATTAACTATGAACTCACGCGCCAGTAAAAGATGCACGTTTTTTATGCCGCCACATGGATGAGCGGTTACCCCCCGAACGACGGCAACGTGTTCGGGGGAGTTTGGTAGACGCCATGCCAGCTCCGCGCCGTATTGGGGCAGCCGGAAAAGTGCTGTTAACAACGCACTTTCGGTCATCCCAAACAGATATACCAACAATCAATATGACGAATGTTACCGCCCTTCTCTCCGCCGCGTCGGCCGGCGATCCCAAAGCTGCGGCCGATCTGCTACCGCTGGTCTACGACGAGCTGCGCAAACTCGCGGCGGCTCGGATGGCCGCGGAGTCGCCCGACCACACACTCCAACCGACCGCCCTGGTCCACGAGGCGTACGTGCGGTTGGTCGGGGCGTCCGCCCCGGCGACGTGGAACGGACGCAGCCACTTCTTCGCCGCCGCGGCCGAAGCGATGCGCCGGGTGCTTATTGAGGCAGCCCGACGGAAGAGTACCCGCAAACGGGGCGAGCGGCCGCTGCGCACTGCTCTCGACCCGGAGGAACTGTCGAGCCCGGCCGCCGACGCCGACCAGTGGCTCGACCTCAACGACGCCCTGACCCGATTCGAGGCGGTCGACGCGGCCGCCGCCGGATTGGCCAAACTGCGGCTGTTCGGCGGCCTGTCGGTGGAGGAGGCCGGGGAAGCGCTGGGTCTGTCCCGGGCCAGCGCGTTCCGGCTGTGGACCTACGCCCGCGCCTGGCTCTCGGCCGACCTGGCCGAAGCGCCGAAAGATTCTTGAGACGCGGGCCGCCGTTTCGACGCATTAATAGGTGTGCCCCGGAGACCCACCATGCCGGCCGACTCCGACCGCGCCCGAGACGTGTTCTTGTCCCCCATTACGGGATCCGCCTTCGACAGTACCGAGGATCTCGACCGCGCCTGGACCCTCCCGGATCTGCGCGCCCTCGTTGGCCGACCGTTGTCCGCCCGCACACCGGCCGGCCCGCCCGGCGACACCCGTCCGTACCCGCCACGTACCGATGTCGGAACGACACTGTCCGGCCGGTATAAATTGCTCGAGTTGATCGGGGAGGGCGGGACGAGTACCGTTTGGGTGGCCCACCAGACCGACCCGGTCAAGCGCGCCGTCGCGGTCAAACTGATCAAAGCGGGGATGGATTCCCGCGCCGTACTCGCCCGGTTTGAGGCGGAGCGGGGGCCCTGGCGTTGATGGATCACCCGAACATCGCCAGGGTACTCGACGCCGGGACCGATGCCGACGGGCGGCCGTTTTTCGTGACGGAACTGATCAAGGGGGTGCCGATCACCCAGTTCTGCGACGCCCGCAAGCTCACCCCGCGGGAACGGCTGGAATTGTTCGTGCCGGTTTGCGAGGCAATCCAATACGCGCACCAGAAGGGGGTGATC from Fimbriiglobus ruber includes the following:
- a CDS encoding DUF1559 domain-containing protein, translated to MSATDNKLRAIAPTSLRSKRIGFTLIELLVVIAILAILIGLLLPAVQKVREAANQAKCRNNLKQLGLALHNYSDTYGAFPMGVQWGTSTTSRISYLAPRMSYILSVCPFIEQNNVYQLFNVNAPGGIVGPWYGNSNSIGPGAPTSVIVTTFLCPSDVGVTLSTNSFGSYGLGNYMPFMPGNTVGGTLTTSARSAMCVNYGARFTDITDGTSGTMVLGEYVRSTGAPIDYRGLVWSDQAGYSQIYTQNTPNSSSPDLLTPGYCVDLPAQNRPCGNASGTGTTSDTNSAASRSMHPGGVNVVMADGSVRFAANAVSLFTWQALATISGGEIPGNDF
- a CDS encoding ECF-type sigma factor, whose translation is MTNVTALLSAASAGDPKAAADLLPLVYDELRKLAAARMAAESPDHTLQPTALVHEAYVRLVGASAPATWNGRSHFFAAAAEAMRRVLIEAARRKSTRKRGERPLRTALDPEELSSPAADADQWLDLNDALTRFEAVDAAAAGLAKLRLFGGLSVEEAGEALGLSRASAFRLWTYARAWLSADLAEAPKDS